In Sulfitobacter sp. OXR-159, one DNA window encodes the following:
- a CDS encoding DUF11 domain-containing protein: MIFFRLFCASAKAVLGAFFWLCFSTMVLSHGAWLGGGGVSLTDASRQQIADRVAAGLPPISAGDNIAIIADFPVIAEGTLDGPGGYATLYVPAGTEVASAYITDATGAARDARPARASTGFGVSKGWGPKGQQAFDISPNGWAPSDTAQCQAAGFSIANCNAGLAYIYGDTGIFYSTRPDTALFANGSDIATLENGYLVNPTNGSPWSSVGGTGTARVHNKWDAVQINAFGSGGTIDPNGFSTQEETTITGGRGATPFRAGSPVAGPDSGSDWDRYGTTGPWNRISYPGSCEADDPLLAGPDGPATGAGSVFPETLDPGVNSYEACTETTAGFNLNSSAASVLPSGTNAVRYAFGGIAQGETYYAVMEVKVSDPANIGYFNAEGHGGDSAEGASAGNDNPWRYWVAGTSAVSPAGPEDLFVSISITAVNGTPYSGGDVPQGATLTYRVSYVNTSLSPMTNVQTSVTLPPEISGTTNFQVISGEDIRPATTPTNGTFPLLPMTSLNGLGSGAIEFDAYVSTAAGGSITADAANSSDEGGADTDSVSVNVTAVPADTLPTCSGTRFSIVDWTSDSPAALGATSTFTRYGVGGSLSATANADARIGRAAAIGNANELYSAGYGGNPVFTQQYATLNIDFDTPMDSVLFYVTSLEFDESVAIYGERNGVRVQPAIADGPLSASMFRRANADGSVLAERDSTFSTTALPENFAVEVGFGAPVDRVVIDHGTRKNNSANFAGSLQLTDIQACADFTDAPSIYGDALHTMGSESTVYLGDALTSDAGPGNADDAGSDDDDGITIPPLIQGFIATLEARVQGDGGFLTAWIDYDGNDVMALATSEEIARDLQDDGTGGDQVAGDGLIQFDVIVPGDAVLDQTFARFRWSTTPIVGVADVSLDGEVEDYPINIAAAPLVDRGDAPASYGDPLHIIAETGIAGTYLGALPPDPEAASQASADALGDDLDGNDDEDGVTLPQLFAGGTTEITVFVNEVTGGVGSLTGGVAYLQAWIDFNGNGLFDATEQIASDLQDGSASDKDGTLNGEIRFDVNVPGSSVLTPTFARFRWSTTEGVVPVALDGEVEDYRLTVSGDVPPVSCDSGLYLLSDDPTQLRKLRFTDTGSGYSMSSQTLGTAPRRLAAGWGYNEIDGYIYGVRPGKDELWRVDGTGNFTKMPSFPNSAERAEDTGDILPNGIMVYEADDVTWQLLDLTDPNNPIDAGQLTLSQAVMVSDFAVNPLDGFIYGINEDTGSLFRVFANNGLAGFSTVVEFGPSVYTGIWSAVFFDENGQMYAYEEVSNSIYLIDTSTGNRLRLATGTDEGGFSDGTSCRGGTPFVLSGLGGNIYVDQDGSDIKDGAEENLAGGIRVDLYSDNATPNDLDDDSFIRTVDTEPDGTYAFVGLPAGTTYRVEVDVNDADLPPGAQIGTSNPLVGVKADSGAFTVAYDFGFDPQFSDLSITKEAFQAGTTSPVTTAVEGDIIDWVISVTNDGPGSPSGVKVIESIPAGFAYISDTAPPTGDYFDPSTGLWFVDEILPGATETLTIRVRVTAGGNYTNVVEIVSSSLPDLDSDPAVGLAQDDLQDGIADDDEASVTIALATSGGEISGQLIRDDGRGGVAHDGSATGDEVGTNAGTILLLDDAGALLASPQVGADGRWSYRLAPNYTGSLTVSTVPAEGWRAISERPGSLPGLVNSDPHDGSFSFTPLPETDYSGLTLGIIPLPTLSEDRDAHIGAGQIALLPHLYRASSSGITTFTVENISEPAVGAFSVALFIDNDCDGAPDTPLNVPISVQAGDELCLISRVSAGGGLPPGSALTYEVQAATDFSGTTASHITTDTDRVTVEVGGSQLVLVKTVQNETQGTGEGYSNQASPGDVLVYRITVVNPSQRIASAIVIYDRTPPYTRLAEAVATPQTVSPSLICDLATPSDNLPGYEGPLRWDCSGTHAAGAEGSVFFKVRVTP; this comes from the coding sequence ATGATATTCTTTAGATTATTCTGCGCGAGCGCCAAGGCCGTTCTGGGGGCATTCTTTTGGCTCTGTTTTTCAACCATGGTGCTTTCGCACGGCGCGTGGCTGGGCGGCGGCGGCGTTTCGCTGACTGATGCAAGCCGTCAACAGATCGCGGACCGGGTCGCGGCGGGGCTGCCGCCGATTTCAGCTGGTGATAACATTGCCATCATTGCCGACTTTCCCGTCATAGCCGAAGGCACGCTTGATGGTCCGGGCGGCTATGCCACGTTGTATGTGCCCGCCGGGACCGAAGTCGCATCCGCCTATATAACTGATGCTACAGGCGCGGCCCGCGACGCCCGCCCGGCGCGCGCCTCGACGGGGTTTGGCGTGTCTAAGGGTTGGGGTCCGAAGGGCCAGCAAGCGTTTGATATCTCTCCCAACGGCTGGGCTCCCTCTGACACGGCGCAGTGCCAGGCAGCGGGGTTTTCCATCGCCAATTGCAATGCCGGGCTGGCCTATATCTATGGCGATACTGGTATTTTCTACTCAACCCGTCCGGATACTGCATTGTTCGCAAACGGGTCGGATATCGCCACTTTAGAAAACGGGTACCTCGTCAATCCCACGAATGGCAGCCCTTGGAGCAGCGTTGGCGGCACCGGCACCGCCCGCGTTCACAACAAATGGGACGCGGTTCAGATCAACGCCTTCGGTTCTGGGGGGACAATCGACCCAAACGGTTTCTCAACACAAGAAGAGACCACGATTACGGGCGGTCGGGGGGCGACACCCTTTCGCGCGGGCAGCCCCGTGGCAGGCCCGGATTCAGGATCCGATTGGGATCGCTACGGCACCACCGGCCCTTGGAACCGGATCAGCTATCCCGGTTCCTGCGAAGCGGATGATCCGCTGCTCGCGGGGCCAGACGGGCCTGCCACTGGCGCCGGATCCGTCTTTCCCGAAACGCTGGACCCGGGCGTTAACTCTTACGAAGCCTGCACCGAAACGACCGCAGGATTTAACCTGAATAGCAGCGCCGCGTCGGTTTTGCCGAGCGGCACAAACGCAGTGCGCTACGCCTTCGGCGGGATCGCGCAGGGAGAGACTTATTACGCCGTCATGGAAGTGAAAGTCAGCGACCCGGCCAACATTGGATATTTCAATGCCGAAGGTCACGGCGGAGACTCCGCCGAAGGCGCCTCTGCTGGGAACGACAACCCGTGGCGCTACTGGGTCGCCGGAACCTCAGCCGTCTCACCTGCGGGGCCTGAGGACCTTTTCGTATCAATCTCCATTACAGCAGTAAACGGCACCCCCTATTCGGGGGGCGACGTTCCGCAGGGCGCCACGCTGACCTACCGTGTAAGCTATGTGAATACGTCGCTTAGCCCCATGACCAATGTGCAAACCTCGGTAACCCTGCCGCCAGAAATTTCGGGTACGACGAACTTTCAGGTCATCTCGGGCGAAGACATCCGCCCTGCGACCACCCCGACAAACGGCACTTTCCCGCTCCTTCCGATGACCAGCTTGAACGGCCTTGGAAGCGGCGCCATCGAGTTTGATGCCTATGTCTCTACCGCGGCGGGAGGCAGCATCACCGCCGATGCCGCGAATTCCAGCGATGAAGGCGGTGCCGATACCGACAGCGTCAGCGTTAACGTCACCGCCGTGCCAGCCGATACGCTTCCAACCTGTTCTGGAACGCGGTTTTCAATCGTCGATTGGACATCTGACAGCCCTGCAGCCCTCGGCGCGACATCTACTTTCACCCGCTATGGAGTCGGCGGTTCACTCAGTGCAACTGCAAACGCTGATGCCAGAATTGGCCGCGCAGCCGCGATCGGAAACGCAAATGAACTCTACTCCGCCGGGTATGGCGGCAATCCCGTGTTCACACAGCAATATGCCACCTTGAATATTGATTTTGACACCCCCATGGACTCCGTCCTTTTCTACGTCACGAGCTTGGAATTCGACGAATCCGTAGCGATCTATGGCGAACGCAATGGCGTGCGCGTGCAACCTGCCATCGCCGACGGCCCGCTTTCGGCCTCCATGTTTCGCCGGGCCAATGCGGATGGTTCTGTTTTGGCAGAGCGCGACAGCACATTCTCGACAACAGCCTTACCCGAGAATTTTGCCGTAGAAGTCGGATTTGGCGCCCCGGTTGATCGGGTCGTGATCGATCATGGCACCCGCAAAAACAACAGCGCAAACTTCGCCGGATCTCTGCAACTGACCGACATCCAAGCCTGTGCCGACTTTACCGACGCGCCATCGATATATGGGGATGCACTCCATACGATGGGGTCAGAGTCCACGGTCTATCTGGGCGATGCTTTGACAAGCGATGCAGGGCCAGGGAACGCCGATGATGCGGGGTCGGACGATGACGATGGTATAACGATTCCCCCGCTCATCCAAGGTTTTATCGCAACACTAGAAGCACGTGTCCAAGGCGACGGTGGCTTTTTGACCGCTTGGATCGACTACGACGGCAACGACGTCATGGCCCTTGCAACCTCCGAAGAAATCGCGCGCGATTTGCAGGACGATGGCACCGGTGGGGATCAGGTCGCGGGCGATGGCCTGATCCAATTTGACGTGATTGTCCCGGGTGACGCGGTACTAGACCAGACCTTTGCCCGCTTTCGGTGGTCTACAACTCCGATCGTCGGCGTGGCCGATGTCTCCTTGGATGGGGAGGTCGAAGACTACCCGATCAATATCGCTGCGGCCCCTCTGGTCGATCGCGGTGATGCTCCGGCAAGCTATGGCGACCCATTGCACATCATCGCTGAAACCGGCATCGCGGGGACCTACTTAGGGGCCCTCCCTCCTGACCCCGAGGCTGCCTCTCAAGCAAGTGCAGATGCTTTGGGCGACGATCTCGACGGGAATGACGACGAAGACGGGGTCACGCTCCCCCAGCTTTTTGCTGGCGGCACGACTGAAATAACCGTGTTCGTAAACGAGGTGACCGGCGGGGTCGGTAGTTTGACAGGCGGCGTGGCCTATCTTCAGGCGTGGATCGACTTTAACGGCAACGGGCTCTTCGACGCCACAGAGCAGATCGCCTCTGATCTGCAAGACGGTAGCGCTTCGGATAAAGATGGCACGCTGAATGGCGAGATCCGATTTGATGTGAACGTGCCGGGAAGTTCCGTGCTCACGCCGACATTCGCGCGGTTCAGGTGGTCAACCACCGAAGGCGTTGTGCCCGTCGCACTGGACGGAGAGGTTGAGGACTACAGGCTGACAGTTTCCGGCGATGTTCCTCCGGTTTCCTGCGACAGTGGCCTATACCTGCTGTCTGACGATCCAACGCAGTTGCGCAAACTGCGCTTTACCGACACCGGGTCGGGTTATTCTATGTCATCACAAACCCTCGGGACAGCGCCGCGCCGGCTGGCAGCCGGCTGGGGATACAACGAAATCGATGGCTATATCTATGGCGTCCGCCCCGGCAAAGATGAGCTGTGGCGCGTGGACGGCACCGGAAACTTCACCAAAATGCCTTCATTCCCAAACAGCGCCGAAAGGGCCGAAGATACGGGCGATATCTTGCCCAACGGTATAATGGTCTACGAAGCAGACGACGTCACCTGGCAGTTGTTGGATTTGACCGACCCCAACAATCCGATCGATGCCGGGCAATTGACCCTCTCCCAAGCCGTCATGGTGTCCGATTTCGCCGTAAATCCATTGGACGGATTCATTTACGGCATCAACGAAGACACCGGCAGCCTGTTTCGCGTGTTCGCGAACAATGGTCTCGCCGGTTTCTCCACGGTGGTGGAATTTGGGCCCAGTGTTTATACGGGCATCTGGTCTGCGGTTTTCTTTGACGAGAACGGCCAGATGTACGCCTATGAAGAGGTATCGAACTCAATCTACCTAATCGATACGTCGACCGGCAATCGTTTAAGACTGGCAACGGGTACGGATGAGGGCGGTTTCAGCGATGGCACCTCGTGCCGCGGCGGGACACCTTTCGTACTGTCCGGTCTGGGGGGCAATATCTATGTCGATCAAGACGGTTCCGATATCAAAGACGGCGCAGAAGAGAACTTGGCGGGCGGGATCCGGGTGGATTTGTACTCCGATAACGCAACGCCGAATGATCTGGACGATGATAGCTTCATCCGGACCGTCGATACCGAGCCTGACGGAACATACGCCTTTGTCGGCTTGCCTGCGGGCACCACCTACCGGGTAGAGGTCGATGTGAATGACGCAGACCTCCCCCCCGGCGCGCAGATCGGAACTTCAAACCCCCTCGTTGGTGTAAAGGCCGATTCGGGCGCCTTTACAGTGGCCTACGACTTTGGTTTCGATCCGCAGTTTTCTGACCTCTCAATCACCAAAGAGGCCTTTCAAGCGGGCACCACCTCTCCCGTCACAACCGCTGTCGAAGGCGACATCATCGACTGGGTGATCAGCGTGACAAACGACGGCCCCGGCTCGCCTTCGGGGGTAAAGGTGATTGAAAGCATCCCCGCAGGTTTCGCCTATATCAGCGACACGGCTCCTCCGACCGGCGATTATTTCGACCCAAGTACGGGACTTTGGTTCGTCGATGAAATTCTGCCGGGTGCGACCGAAACCCTTACCATACGTGTCCGTGTCACGGCGGGTGGCAACTATACAAACGTCGTTGAGATCGTGAGCAGTTCCCTACCCGACCTCGACAGTGATCCAGCCGTTGGTCTCGCCCAAGATGACTTACAGGACGGGATTGCCGACGACGACGAAGCCAGCGTCACGATCGCTCTCGCAACCTCGGGCGGTGAAATTTCAGGCCAGCTGATCCGGGATGATGGTCGCGGCGGGGTCGCGCACGATGGCTCTGCCACGGGCGACGAGGTAGGCACGAATGCAGGAACCATTTTGCTGCTGGACGATGCCGGTGCGCTATTGGCAAGCCCGCAGGTCGGCGCCGATGGACGATGGTCCTATCGGCTCGCGCCGAACTACACTGGCAGTCTGACCGTCTCCACGGTGCCCGCCGAAGGGTGGAGAGCGATTTCCGAGCGACCGGGCTCACTGCCGGGCTTGGTGAACAGCGATCCACATGATGGCTCGTTCAGCTTCACCCCTTTGCCTGAGACCGATTACAGCGGACTTACCTTAGGCATTATTCCACTTCCCACTTTGAGTGAGGACCGTGACGCGCACATCGGCGCGGGCCAAATCGCCCTTTTGCCGCATCTCTATCGAGCCAGTTCATCTGGCATCACCACCTTTACCGTAGAGAACATTTCCGAGCCTGCGGTCGGTGCATTTTCAGTTGCGCTCTTTATCGACAACGATTGCGATGGCGCGCCCGACACCCCGCTGAACGTGCCAATTTCCGTTCAAGCGGGGGACGAACTCTGCCTGATCTCGAGGGTCTCGGCGGGTGGCGGCCTGCCTCCGGGCAGCGCTTTGACCTACGAGGTGCAAGCCGCCACGGACTTTTCCGGAACCACTGCTTCGCACATTACAACCGATACGGATCGCGTGACGGTCGAAGTCGGTGGCAGTCAGCTCGTTCTGGTGAAAACTGTACAGAACGAAACGCAAGGCACGGGTGAGGGCTATTCAAATCAAGCGTCGCCCGGGGATGTACTGGTCTACCGCATCACAGTGGTGAACCCGAGCCAGCGCATTGCATCCGCCATCGTCATTTACGACCGAACGCCGCCCTATACACGATTGGCAGAGGCCGTCGCCACGCCGCAAACCGTGAGCCCCTCGCTGATCTGCGATCTCGCAACCCCAAGCGACAACCTACCGGGATATGAAGGCCCCCTGCGGTGGGATTGCAGCGGGACGCATGCCGCAGGCGCTGAAGGGAGTGTGTTTTTCAAGGTCCGCGTGACACCTTGA
- a CDS encoding response regulator transcription factor, whose amino-acid sequence MRIAVIEDNEALAQGIAHRLRDRGHAVDLLHDGEEADAFLRHEGADLIVLDCNLPGCDGLEVLTRLRRRGDGTPVIPLTARAETSERVAGLDAGADDYLTKPFEMDELEARLRAMARRKNLEFAARDAIGPLVFDRTNRQLLKDEQPLAFPRKELATLECLLERRGRIVSKSQLITHVYGTGAAQEDSAIEPHVSRLRKRLEPFGIRIKAARGLGYMLEVDSA is encoded by the coding sequence GTGCGCATAGCAGTCATCGAAGACAATGAGGCCCTTGCTCAAGGAATTGCCCATCGCCTGCGCGATCGCGGCCATGCGGTGGACCTGCTGCACGATGGGGAAGAGGCGGATGCCTTTCTGAGGCACGAAGGGGCCGACCTGATCGTACTTGATTGCAACTTGCCCGGCTGTGATGGGCTGGAGGTTCTGACCCGGCTGCGCCGCCGTGGCGATGGCACGCCGGTGATCCCGCTGACCGCGCGGGCAGAGACTTCAGAGCGAGTAGCAGGGCTGGATGCCGGTGCCGATGATTACCTGACCAAGCCCTTCGAGATGGATGAGTTGGAGGCCCGGCTGCGGGCCATGGCGCGGCGCAAAAACCTTGAGTTCGCCGCCCGCGACGCGATTGGCCCCTTGGTCTTTGACCGTACCAACCGCCAGTTGTTGAAGGACGAACAGCCACTGGCGTTCCCTCGTAAAGAACTGGCGACCTTGGAATGCCTGCTGGAACGGCGCGGGCGGATCGTCTCGAAATCCCAACTGATCACCCATGTCTATGGCACCGGTGCCGCGCAGGAAGACAGCGCAATCGAACCGCATGTCTCCCGTCTTCGCAAACGGTTGGAGCCCTTCGGCATCCGCATCAAAGCCGCGCGCGGGCTGGGCTATATGCTGGAGGTCGATAGCGCATGA
- a CDS encoding phospholipase D-like domain-containing protein has translation MSWITTHLEIVIIVILTLLAAIVILQQRRTPQSTAAWLLFIIALPWVAVPLFLGLGFRKQSSRYSPVHFLKGETGGPPPRPVHTLDATMQYFGLPAAAHGQDLRLLGDPTAAHEAVMALIQGSEKRIDALFYIVANDDTGRIFVDALTERAKAGVKVRLLMDRLGTLRGPAAALRRLRAAGGDVRFYSPLLQVPGSGHLNLRNHRKMIIADDARVFSGGMNIGAHYLGPTALEDGWTDLAFLLEGRAVQSFGDVFRSDWGVASGEALDPAPSVASDTGGTATVQLVPSGPDITEDPLHDGLIRALHLAEARIWLVTPYFVPTEALGAALTTAARRGVDVRVLVPERSNQRLADFARGAYLRDLHEAGGHVLYYQPGMIHAKAGIIDDMGLVGTANFDVRSMLLNFEVTLFVYDAGSVAKLHDWFEHLSEHCAMEKPPTGMIRKVAEGLFRLGAPVL, from the coding sequence ATGTCTTGGATCACCACCCATCTAGAGATCGTCATCATCGTGATCCTGACGCTGCTGGCGGCGATCGTGATTTTGCAACAGCGCCGCACGCCGCAATCGACGGCGGCTTGGCTGCTGTTCATCATCGCGCTGCCATGGGTGGCGGTGCCGTTGTTTCTCGGGCTGGGCTTTCGCAAACAATCTTCGCGCTACTCCCCGGTGCATTTCCTCAAAGGGGAAACCGGAGGGCCGCCGCCCCGCCCGGTGCATACGCTGGACGCGACGATGCAGTATTTCGGCCTGCCCGCCGCCGCCCATGGGCAAGACCTGCGGCTCTTGGGTGATCCGACAGCGGCGCATGAAGCCGTGATGGCGCTGATCCAAGGGTCCGAGAAACGGATCGACGCGCTTTTCTACATCGTTGCCAATGACGACACCGGCCGTATCTTTGTCGATGCGCTGACCGAACGCGCCAAGGCCGGTGTCAAAGTTCGGCTGCTGATGGACCGTTTGGGCACCCTGCGCGGCCCGGCCGCGGCACTGCGCCGCCTGCGTGCGGCAGGGGGTGACGTGCGCTTTTATTCACCGCTGTTGCAAGTGCCGGGCTCAGGCCACCTGAACCTGCGCAACCACCGCAAAATGATTATCGCGGATGATGCGCGGGTCTTTTCAGGCGGCATGAACATCGGCGCGCACTACCTCGGCCCCACGGCGCTTGAGGACGGCTGGACCGATCTGGCCTTCTTGCTTGAGGGGCGCGCAGTGCAGAGTTTCGGCGATGTTTTCCGCTCGGATTGGGGCGTGGCCAGCGGGGAGGCTTTGGACCCTGCCCCATCGGTCGCGTCGGATACGGGCGGGACCGCCACAGTGCAATTGGTTCCTTCCGGCCCCGATATCACCGAAGACCCGCTGCACGACGGTCTGATCCGCGCGCTGCATTTGGCTGAGGCGCGGATTTGGCTCGTGACCCCCTATTTCGTGCCGACCGAAGCACTTGGTGCGGCTTTGACGACCGCAGCCCGCCGCGGTGTGGATGTGCGAGTGCTGGTGCCCGAACGCTCCAACCAACGGCTGGCGGATTTTGCCCGCGGTGCCTACCTGCGCGACCTGCACGAAGCTGGCGGCCACGTGCTGTATTACCAGCCCGGGATGATCCACGCCAAAGCCGGGATCATCGATGATATGGGGCTTGTGGGCACCGCCAATTTCGACGTGCGCAGCATGTTGCTGAACTTTGAGGTGACACTTTTTGTCTATGATGCGGGGTCGGTCGCAAAGCTGCATGACTGGTTTGAACATCTCTCCGAACACTGCGCCATGGAGAAGCCTCCGACGGGGATGATCCGCAAGGTGGCCGAGGGGCTGTTTCGTTTGGGAGCGCCTGTTCTATGA
- a CDS encoding endonuclease/exonuclease/phosphatase family protein yields the protein MIPAVAPQSLRIVSYNIRKALGTDRRRDPERIMRIIRSLHADVVVLQEADRRRAPRPSALPLDRVEEITGMRPVPTPSDVSIGWHGNAVLVRPSAKIDQVAHLTLPGVEPRGAMVADLHIGARQLRVIASHLGLLRPSRKEQLSAMIAHLDACAACPTLIAGDLNEWSQKVGLGRLAKRFTIHAPGKSYHARMPVAFLDRMALDQHLTVRQGGVVETSQTRRASDHLPIWLDVAHR from the coding sequence ATGATCCCCGCCGTCGCCCCCCAATCGCTGCGCATCGTCAGCTATAACATCCGCAAGGCCCTGGGCACCGATAGACGCCGCGATCCGGAGCGGATCATGCGGATCATCCGCAGCTTGCATGCAGATGTGGTGGTGCTGCAAGAAGCCGACCGCCGCCGCGCCCCGCGCCCCTCTGCCCTGCCGCTGGATCGGGTCGAAGAGATCACGGGCATGCGCCCTGTGCCGACGCCAAGCGATGTCAGCATAGGCTGGCACGGCAACGCCGTTTTGGTGCGCCCCTCCGCCAAGATCGATCAGGTGGCGCATCTGACCCTGCCGGGGGTCGAGCCGCGCGGTGCCATGGTGGCCGACCTGCACATCGGCGCGCGGCAATTGCGGGTCATCGCCTCGCATCTTGGCCTGCTGCGCCCCTCCCGCAAGGAACAGTTAAGCGCCATGATCGCTCACCTTGATGCCTGCGCCGCCTGCCCCACGCTGATCGCGGGCGATCTGAACGAATGGTCGCAAAAGGTCGGGCTGGGGCGCTTGGCGAAACGTTTTACGATCCATGCACCGGGCAAGAGCTATCACGCCCGGATGCCCGTGGCTTTTCTTGATCGCATGGCGTTGGATCAGCATCTGACAGTGCGCCAAGGCGGCGTGGTCGAGACCTCGCAGACCCGCCGCGCGTCAGACCATCTGCCGATCTGGCTCGACGTGGCGCATCGCTAG
- a CDS encoding sensor histidine kinase produces the protein MAQRTSETLFDRSLLAAALAISRDVAISGGDALSPSTRDFVSDAGGGDLFYHVTGPGGIYITGYAYPPVSGGRAGEDRLNYTMAEYRGEPVRVVRMRESTTIGNLTGDTIVTVWQRDSDRNAFAAALARRAAALIASLMPALALVVWFGVKIGLRPLNDLQDAIQHRSPDDLRDIRRSVPAEVFGIVATLNRLFGQVRQSIEDHQVFISNAAHQLRNPASALLSLAEVLPDVGDPQERRLRERELIAAARKSARLANQLLSLERLRYDEAPAFDRLELNAVVAEVCSDFAPTVLSRDIGFGCEPCTTPLHVAGDTVLLAEAITNLLENALTHGGGSLTAIRVSTTVEGQFAVLAVEDDGTGIPEGSAEAAFERFGQLSEGQGSGLGLAIVKDVLRRHGGQAELVPQDKGLIVKIKIPLSAPTV, from the coding sequence GTGGCGCAGCGCACCTCTGAAACCCTGTTCGACCGCAGCCTGCTGGCCGCAGCATTGGCGATCTCCCGCGATGTGGCGATTTCTGGTGGGGATGCGCTTTCGCCCAGCACGCGGGATTTTGTCTCGGACGCCGGGGGCGGTGATCTCTTTTACCATGTCACGGGCCCCGGTGGCATTTACATCACCGGTTATGCCTATCCCCCCGTCTCTGGCGGTCGGGCGGGCGAGGATCGGCTGAACTACACGATGGCTGAGTATCGGGGCGAGCCTGTGCGCGTTGTGCGGATGCGGGAGAGTACGACCATCGGCAACCTGACGGGCGACACGATTGTCACGGTCTGGCAGAGGGACAGTGATCGCAATGCCTTCGCCGCTGCCTTGGCGCGGCGCGCGGCGGCCTTGATCGCCAGTCTGATGCCGGCCCTTGCTTTGGTGGTCTGGTTCGGGGTGAAGATCGGCCTGCGCCCCTTGAACGATTTGCAAGACGCGATCCAACACCGATCCCCCGATGACCTGCGCGATATCCGCCGCTCGGTCCCGGCTGAGGTCTTTGGTATCGTTGCCACATTGAACCGGCTTTTCGGGCAGGTGCGCCAGAGCATCGAAGACCATCAGGTCTTCATCTCCAACGCCGCGCATCAACTGCGCAACCCCGCCTCAGCCTTGTTGTCATTGGCCGAGGTTTTGCCAGATGTCGGCGACCCGCAAGAGCGTCGATTGAGAGAGCGCGAATTGATTGCTGCGGCCCGCAAATCAGCGCGGCTGGCCAACCAGTTGCTGTCTCTTGAACGGTTGCGCTACGACGAAGCCCCTGCATTCGACCGGCTTGAGCTCAACGCTGTCGTTGCCGAAGTGTGCAGTGACTTTGCTCCCACGGTACTGTCGCGGGACATTGGCTTTGGCTGTGAACCTTGCACCACGCCGCTCCACGTTGCGGGCGACACTGTGCTGCTCGCCGAAGCGATCACCAATTTGCTTGAAAACGCGCTGACCCATGGCGGCGGCAGCCTCACCGCGATCCGCGTCAGCACCACGGTAGAGGGGCAGTTTGCAGTTTTGGCTGTAGAGGATGACGGCACCGGCATTCCCGAAGGCAGTGCCGAGGCCGCGTTCGAGAGGTTTGGCCAACTAAGCGAAGGGCAAGGCAGTGGTCTTGGTCTTGCGATTGTTAAAGATGTCCTGCGCCGTCACGGCGGGCAAGCCGAACTGGTGCCGCAAGACAAGGGGTTAATCGTAAAGATCAAAATCCCACTTTCTGCGCCGACTGTCTGA
- a CDS encoding outer membrane protein yields the protein MKRTTTIASIALIASSAFAGAAAAGSLEDTTVEAPVFTPAPTPVAVDGDWTGFYTGLQVGQTDIDSDSGTLDGDDTSYGFHAGYDYDFGKFVLGGELDYDKTDIDLGNTGVAADSVARAKLKAGYDFGNTLVYATAGAARADTDVGDETGPFAGLGVTYKVTDRYTVGGEVLQHKFDDVGGTGDDLDATTISLRGSMRF from the coding sequence ATGAAACGCACGACAACAATCGCCAGCATCGCCCTGATCGCATCCAGCGCCTTCGCGGGTGCAGCAGCAGCCGGATCGCTGGAAGACACCACAGTTGAAGCACCGGTTTTCACACCTGCGCCGACACCCGTGGCCGTTGATGGCGACTGGACAGGCTTCTACACCGGTCTTCAGGTTGGTCAAACCGACATTGACAGCGACAGCGGCACCCTTGACGGTGACGACACGTCCTACGGTTTCCACGCCGGTTACGACTATGACTTCGGCAAGTTCGTACTGGGTGGTGAACTCGACTATGACAAAACCGACATCGATCTGGGCAACACAGGCGTCGCCGCGGATTCCGTTGCACGCGCCAAGCTGAAAGCCGGTTACGACTTCGGCAACACGCTGGTCTATGCAACAGCTGGTGCAGCCCGCGCCGACACCGACGTTGGTGATGAAACAGGCCCCTTCGCTGGTCTGGGCGTCACATATAAAGTCACAGACCGTTACACCGTCGGTGGCGAAGTGCTGCAGCACAAATTCGATGACGTAGGCGGCACAGGCGACGATCTGGACGCGACAACCATCTCCCTGCGTGGTTCCATGCGCTTCTAA